Proteins encoded by one window of bacterium:
- a CDS encoding antitoxin family protein produces the protein MVKTLEAVFDGKVLHPEGPIDLQPNIRVRITIQTITTRKTKARSFLCTARSLNLEGPSDWSTRIEEYLYGR, from the coding sequence ATGGTTAAAACATTAGAAGCAGTATTTGATGGCAAAGTATTGCATCCTGAGGGACCGATAGATTTACAGCCAAACATACGCGTCCGCATAACAATCCAGACCATCACTACACGGAAAACAAAAGCGCGTTCATTCCTTTGTACTGCTCGATCACTTAATTTGGAAGGCCCTTCTGACTGGTCAACACGGATAGAAGAATACCTATATGGAAGGTAA
- a CDS encoding type II toxin-antitoxin system VapC family toxin → MPMSKVFLDTAYAIALSSPNDEQHKKAVQIAEQLEADATKLVTTRAVILEIGNALAKLRYRKAAVELLDSLEQDPNVEIIPISEELYKRAFQFYRERPDKEWGITDCISFVIMQEQRLTAALTTDEHFQQAGFQALLMDN, encoded by the coding sequence ATGCCAATGAGTAAAGTTTTTCTTGATACCGCATATGCTATTGCACTATCTTCGCCCAACGATGAGCAACACAAAAAAGCCGTGCAGATTGCAGAACAATTGGAAGCGGATGCAACTAAGTTGGTTACAACGCGAGCTGTCATATTGGAAATTGGAAATGCATTAGCTAAGTTACGGTATCGTAAAGCTGCAGTCGAATTATTGGACTCACTCGAACAAGACCCAAATGTTGAAATCATCCCAATTTCGGAAGAATTGTATAAGCGTGCATTCCAGTTTTATCGTGAGCGACCAGATAAGGAATGGGGAATTACAGATTGTATATCTTTTGTTATTATGCAGGAGCAAAGGTTGACAGCGGCACTGACAACAGATGAACACTTCCAACAGGCTGGCTTTCAAGCACTCCTAATGGATAATTAG
- a CDS encoding GNAT family protein, giving the protein MISGFKVSLRAAKESDRRQVYKWLACSDLTPSMMGPPDFPDHPVPTWEEFCSDYKAHYFDDSAIYSGRCFIITVAHEGVGVVSYNQINQNRRETELDIWLRSESDCGKGYGSDALKTLCDYLHTTYGIESFILRPSARNQRAIAAYQRAGFKLLSLSSGKQRAEYGPGDYVDTVVLCKHMST; this is encoded by the coding sequence ATGATAAGTGGGTTTAAGGTTTCGCTTCGAGCAGCAAAGGAATCTGATCGTCGGCAGGTGTATAAATGGTTAGCTTGCTCTGACTTGACGCCATCAATGATGGGTCCTCCAGACTTTCCCGACCATCCGGTTCCAACCTGGGAAGAGTTTTGTTCAGATTACAAAGCACATTACTTTGATGACTCTGCCATATATTCTGGCAGGTGCTTCATTATCACGGTTGCACATGAAGGCGTTGGTGTGGTAAGCTATAATCAGATTAACCAGAACAGAAGAGAAACCGAATTAGACATCTGGCTTCGCTCAGAATCTGATTGTGGAAAGGGATACGGCTCTGATGCTTTGAAAACGCTATGTGATTATCTACATACCACTTACGGCATTGAAAGCTTTATCCTCAGGCCGTCTGCAAGAAACCAACGAGCTATTGCCGCATATCAACGAGCGGGTTTTAAATTATTGTCTCTTTCGTCTGGTAAACAAAGAGCCGAATATGGTCCAGGAGACTACGTTGATACAGT